From a region of the Nothobranchius furzeri strain GRZ-AD chromosome 12, NfurGRZ-RIMD1, whole genome shotgun sequence genome:
- the tspan14 gene encoding tetraspanin-14 isoform X2: protein MYYYRYDNPEVSCCYKYLMFSYNIIFWLAGAAFIAVGFWAWSEKGVLSDLTQVTRMHGFDPVWLVLVVGGVTFTLGFAGCVGALRENICLLKFFSGVIGLIFFLELTAAILAVVFRTQVKDWINDFFLQNIKAYRDDIDLQNLIDSLQKMNHCCGAQEPDDWNTNVYFSCNDTNRSRERCGVPFSCCLADPAESVVNTQCGYDVRARDNKEWNSVIYVKGCMAALEDWLPRNLYTVAIVFIVISLLQMVGIYLAKTLISDIEKVKCRR from the exons ATGTACTACTATCGCTATGACAACCCTGAGGTCAGCTGCTGCTACAAGTATCTGATGTTCAGCTACAACATTATCTTCTGG ctggcAGGAGCGGCCTTCATCGCTGTGGGTTTCTGGGCCTGGAGTGAGAAG GGAGTCCTATCCGACCTGACCCAGGTGACCCGGATGCACGGTTTTGACCCAGTCTGGTTGGTTCTGGTTGTTGGTGGCGTCACCTTCACCCTGGGTTTTGCAGGCTGCGTTGGAGCTCTAAGAGAAAACATTTGTCTTCTCAAGTTT TTTTCAGGCGTAATTGGCCTGATCTTCTTCCTGGAGCTGACTGCAGCCATTCTGGCCGTGGTTTTCCGGACTCAAGTTAAAGATTGGATCAATGACTTCTTTCTACAGAACATCAAGGCGTACAGAGATGACATCGACCTGCAAAATCTCATTGATTCTCTGCAGAAGATG AACCACTGCTGTGGCGCTCAGGAACCAGACGACTGGAACACAAATGTTTATTTCAGCTGTAACGACACCAACCGCAGCAGAGAGAGGTGTGGCGTTCCCTTCTCCTGCTgcctcgctgatcctgct gagtctgtggtgaACACGCAGTGTGGCTACGATGTACGAGCGAGAGATAATAAG GAGTGGAATAGCGTCATCTACGTTAAAGGGTGCATGGCAGCGCTCGAGGACTGGTTACCCAGAAACCTCTACACTGTCGCCATCGTCTTCATTGTCATCTCACTGCTACAG ATGGTTGGGATCTACTTGGCCAAAACTTTGATCTCTGACATCGAGAAGGTCAAATGCAGACGCTGA
- the tspan14 gene encoding tetraspanin-14 isoform X1: MYYYRYDNPEVSCCYKYLMFSYNIIFWLAGAAFIAVGFWAWSEKGVLSDLTQVTRMHGFDPVWLVLVVGGVTFTLGFAGCVGALRENICLLKFFSGVIGLIFFLELTAAILAVVFRTQVKDWINDFFLQNIKAYRDDIDLQNLIDSLQKMNHCCGAQEPDDWNTNVYFSCNDTNRSRERCGVPFSCCLADPAESVVNTQCGYDVRARDNKKEWNSVIYVKGCMAALEDWLPRNLYTVAIVFIVISLLQMVGIYLAKTLISDIEKVKCRR, from the exons ATGTACTACTATCGCTATGACAACCCTGAGGTCAGCTGCTGCTACAAGTATCTGATGTTCAGCTACAACATTATCTTCTGG ctggcAGGAGCGGCCTTCATCGCTGTGGGTTTCTGGGCCTGGAGTGAGAAG GGAGTCCTATCCGACCTGACCCAGGTGACCCGGATGCACGGTTTTGACCCAGTCTGGTTGGTTCTGGTTGTTGGTGGCGTCACCTTCACCCTGGGTTTTGCAGGCTGCGTTGGAGCTCTAAGAGAAAACATTTGTCTTCTCAAGTTT TTTTCAGGCGTAATTGGCCTGATCTTCTTCCTGGAGCTGACTGCAGCCATTCTGGCCGTGGTTTTCCGGACTCAAGTTAAAGATTGGATCAATGACTTCTTTCTACAGAACATCAAGGCGTACAGAGATGACATCGACCTGCAAAATCTCATTGATTCTCTGCAGAAGATG AACCACTGCTGTGGCGCTCAGGAACCAGACGACTGGAACACAAATGTTTATTTCAGCTGTAACGACACCAACCGCAGCAGAGAGAGGTGTGGCGTTCCCTTCTCCTGCTgcctcgctgatcctgct gagtctgtggtgaACACGCAGTGTGGCTACGATGTACGAGCGAGAGATAATAAG AAGGAGTGGAATAGCGTCATCTACGTTAAAGGGTGCATGGCAGCGCTCGAGGACTGGTTACCCAGAAACCTCTACACTGTCGCCATCGTCTTCATTGTCATCTCACTGCTACAG ATGGTTGGGATCTACTTGGCCAAAACTTTGATCTCTGACATCGAGAAGGTCAAATGCAGACGCTGA